One part of the Esox lucius isolate fEsoLuc1 chromosome 10, fEsoLuc1.pri, whole genome shotgun sequence genome encodes these proteins:
- the rbm48 gene encoding RNA-binding protein 48, producing the protein MAAPLNSWSTPEVYKHHEQQKICPSRPKYREGRRPKAVKVYTINLESRYLMVQGVPAIGVMTELIQLSALYGVVEEYRVMDEYPAEEFTEVYLIKFQKLTSARAAKRHMDEKSFFGSLLHVCYAPEYETVEDTRLKLQDRRRYVHRVALNKAKERDQAEEESKKPMSSDTAAASARTSCSVDQRSSDTSSKAITCSTSHGHYLGFPLLPLPPQEVPPYKHAPSYDQPSNYQANQCRAIPTEDKMGSLPNAIDTKLQQAPKVSSTASSSGADRGVAERRNPPHAVAPRFIPRTTHLENKKRKMVEVSKESLFGIVDKNEILIGPKLPEQPKMDMADESLNTTANMIRSTLKKVASVPEVKTTEKTKPPKPRRRI; encoded by the exons ATGGCAGCACCACTGAATAGCTGGAGCACTCCAGAGGTCTACAAGCACCATGAGCAGCAGAAGATTTGCCCATCTCGACCGAAGTATAGGGAAGGAAGGAGACCTAAAGCAGTTAAG GTATACACCATCAATTTGGAGTCTCGTTACCTAATGGTGCAAGGAGTCCCAGCCATTGGGGTGATGACAGAACTTATCCAGCTTTCGGCATTGTACGGGGTTGTGGAGGAGTACAGGGTTATGGATGAGTACCCTGCCGAAGAATTCACGGAGGTCTACCTCATCAAGTTCCAGAAACTCACCAGTGCGAG GGCTGCCAAACGGCACATGGATGAGAAGAGCTTCTTTGGTAGTTTGCTACACGTGTGCTATGCCCCAGAGTACGAAACCGTGGAGGACACCAGGCTAAAGCTGCAAGACCGGAGACGCTATGTGCACAGGGTCGCCCTAAATAAAG CAAAGGAAAGGGATCAGGCGGAGGAAGAAAGCAAAAAGCCCATGTCTTCAGATACAGCTGCTGCCTCAGCGAGGACCTCCTGTAGTGTTGACCAGAGATCCAGTGATACCAGTAGCAAGGCAATAACTTGTAGTACTAGCCATGGCCATTATTTAGGATTTCCCTTATTGCCTCTACCTCCACAAGAGGTTCCTCCTTACAAACATGCCCCATCATATGATCAGCCTTCTAATTACCAGGCAAACCAATGCAGGGCTATTCCAACAGAGGACAAAATGGGGTCATTGCCCAATGCTATAGATACTAAACTGCAGCAGGCCCCCAAAGTAAGCAGCACTGCCTCTTCTTCTGGTGCTGACAGAGGTGTGGCAGAAAGGAGGAATCCACCTCACGCAGTAGCCCCCAGGTTCATACCAAGGACCACACATTTGGAGAATAAAAAACGGAAAATGGTTGAAGTGAGTAAAGAGTCACTTTTTGGCATAGTGGACAAGAATGAAATCCTCATTGGCCCAAAACTACCAGAGCAGCCTAAGATGGATATGGCAGATGAGTCGTTGAACACGACAGCCAACATGATCAGAAGTACATTAAAAAAG GTTGCATCAGTTCCTGAAGTCAAGACGACAGAGAAGACAAAACCACCAAAGCCACGCAGGAGAATCTAA
- the efcab1 gene encoding EF-hand calcium-binding domain-containing protein 1 isoform X1, which produces MSEMSAMNRKLIQKLAETLSKQVKHFNKTEAECLIRLFNGLLGDQSDRRVGNGLDRGKFRNILHNTFGMTDDMIMDRVFRAFDKDNDSYVSVKEWIEGLSVFLRGTLDEKIKYCFDVYDLNGDGHISREEMFHMLKNSLIKQPTEEDPDEGIKDLVEITLKKMDYDHDSRLSYADFEKAVKDENLLLEAFGTCLPDAKSILAFEQLAFQAPLESSGHHY; this is translated from the exons ATGTCTGAAATGTCTGCTATGAATCGAAAATTGATTCAGAAACTCGCTGAAACTCTCTCTAAACAAGTTAAACACT TTAACAAAACAGAAGCAGAGTGTTTGATTCGACTGTTTAATGGACTCTTGGGAGACCAGAGTGACAGGAGAGTAGGGAACGGCTTGGACAGAGGGAAATTCCGGAATATTCTGCACAACACCTTTGGAATGACGGATGATATGATCATGGATAGAG TTTTTCGTGCATTCGACAAAGACAATGACAGCTACGTCAGTGTGAAAGAGTGGATTGAGGGACTATCAGTCTTTCTACGTGGGACATTGGATGAAAAGATTAAGT ACTGCTTTGATGTGTATGACTTGAATGGCGACGGGCACATTTCCCGGGAAGAGATGTTCCACATGCTGAAGAACAGCCTGATCAAACAGCCCACAGAGGAGGATCCAGATGAGGGCATCAAAGACCTGGTGGAGATCACGCTTAAGAAAATG GACTATGACCATGACAGCAGGTTGTCCTATGCAGACTTTGAAAAGGCAGTGAAAGATGAAAATCTATTGCTTGAGGCTTTTGGAACCTGCCTTCCTGATGCCAAG AGCATATTGGCATTTGAGCAGCTTGCATTCCAGGCTCCACTTGAGAGTTCGGGGCACCACTACTAG
- the efcab1 gene encoding EF-hand calcium-binding domain-containing protein 1 isoform X2, with protein sequence MTDDMIMDRVFRAFDKDNDSYVSVKEWIEGLSVFLRGTLDEKIKYCFDVYDLNGDGHISREEMFHMLKNSLIKQPTEEDPDEGIKDLVEITLKKMDYDHDSRLSYADFEKAVKDENLLLEAFGTCLPDAKSILAFEQLAFQAPLESSGHHY encoded by the exons ATGACGGATGATATGATCATGGATAGAG TTTTTCGTGCATTCGACAAAGACAATGACAGCTACGTCAGTGTGAAAGAGTGGATTGAGGGACTATCAGTCTTTCTACGTGGGACATTGGATGAAAAGATTAAGT ACTGCTTTGATGTGTATGACTTGAATGGCGACGGGCACATTTCCCGGGAAGAGATGTTCCACATGCTGAAGAACAGCCTGATCAAACAGCCCACAGAGGAGGATCCAGATGAGGGCATCAAAGACCTGGTGGAGATCACGCTTAAGAAAATG GACTATGACCATGACAGCAGGTTGTCCTATGCAGACTTTGAAAAGGCAGTGAAAGATGAAAATCTATTGCTTGAGGCTTTTGGAACCTGCCTTCCTGATGCCAAG AGCATATTGGCATTTGAGCAGCTTGCATTCCAGGCTCCACTTGAGAGTTCGGGGCACCACTACTAG
- the fam133b gene encoding protein FAM133 produces MGKRDNRVSYVNPIAAARAKGPAPNAGPSIQDYLSRPRPTWEEVKEIIEKKKKGSRALADFEDQMNENWKKELAKNREKLLAGGDKDKEKEEKEKKDKEKREKEKKDKEKKEKREKKKREREKKEKGKKSNRHSSSSSSSSSSDSSSSSSSDSEDENEKKSVKKKRRKKRASFKKASDDSTVESEPDNKVSFPLIMFLSKKTKMEMETKKKKYEEKEKEEKSHRRKRKTERSHKDSSSETSAESELEEGGEPRKKKRSSEEKDREKITTDKSKKKRKRKHKKHGRKKKRKTSSDIESD; encoded by the exons ATGGGGAAAAGGGATAATAGAGTG TCTTATGTGAACCCTATAGCGGCAGCACGGGCCAAGGGACCCGCACCCAACGCTGGGCCGTCTATTCAGGATTATCTTAGCAGACCACGGCCCACATG GGAAGAGGTGAAGGAGATAAtcgagaagaagaagaaaggcTCTAGAGCACTCGCAGACTTTGAGGATCAAATGAACGAG AATTGGAAGAAGGAGCTGGctaaaaacagagagaaactgCTAGCTGGAGGTgacaaagacaaagagaaagaggagaaggagaagaaagacaaggagaagagggagaaggagaagaaggacaaggagaagaaggagaagagagag aaaaagaagagagagcgCGAAAAGAAGGAAAAGGGAAAGAAGTCCAACAGG CattcctcatcttcctcctcttcatcgAGTTCTGATTCCTCCAGCAGCTCTTCATCCGACTCTGAAGACGAG AATGAAAAGAAGAGTGTCAAAAAGAAACGGAGAAAGAAGCGTGCGTCCTTCAAGAAAGCATCAGATGACTCCACTGTAGAATCGGAGCCTGACAACAAG GTCTCCTTCCCTCTCATTATGTTTCTCTCCAAGAAGAcgaagatggagatggagacgAAGAAGAAGAAATATGAGGAAAAAGAGAAG GAGGAAAAGAGCCacaggagaaagaggaaaacCGAGCGAAGTCACAAGGACTCCTCATCAGAGACGTCTGCTGAATCTGAATTGGAAGAAGGT GGCGAACCcaggaagaaaaagagaagtAGCGAGGAGAAGGACCGGGAGAAAATAACCACA GACAAATCAAAGAAGAAGAGGAAACGAAAGCACAAGAAACAcgggaggaagaagaagaggaagaccTCATCTGATATCGAGTCTGACTAA